The sequence below is a genomic window from Bradyrhizobium sp. CCGUVB1N3.
TCGACCGGACCGCGATATTTAACGTCGACCGTCTCGCCATGGGACGGCAGGAGATAGAAGGCGAGCAGCAAGAGTGCGGCCAGGATGAAGCTTCGTTGTGCGCGCAACGCTGATCCTCAATAGCGGGTACCGGGGATGTATTTTTCCAGGCGCGAGGGTGTCAGCTTGCCGTCGGGATGATAGCCGACGAGATCGATCTTACCGTCGAAATCAACGTCGTGAAAAGAGATGTCCCATTTCTGGTCGCGGTTGCGGTCCTCGACGGAGATATCGGTCTTGCCATCAAAGTTCGTGTCGAGATGCGCCGAGATGGGCTTGGTACGGTCGTCGGGCGTGACAAAGGAATAGTCCGGTTTGCCATCGCAGTTCGTGTCGTACTGAACCAGTGTCGCGATCTCTTGCCGGTCCCTTCCCTCATAGAGCTTTACGGACTTGCAGGTCGCCGGCGGCTTGATCGGGATCGGCTGCCCGGCTTTTGCGAGAAAGGCCTGCACGTCGGCAATCGAGATCGCGAAGTTGAGCGCCTCGCCTTTGGCTTTGAACGCATTACCGCCGATCAGCTTGCCGTCATCGGAGAGCAACGGCCCTCCTGAGTTTCCGGGGTTGATGGGCGTCTGGGTCTGGATCACGCTAGCTTTGTGGGATCCTTCTTCGTCCCGCCATTCATAATCCTTGCGGTATTGGCTGATGAAGCCCTTGGTGTAAGTCCAGGCTTCGCCGGTGGGATGCCCGATGGCGTGCACATCGGCGCCCACCTGAATGTCGGACTCCGCCCCCAGCATGATGGGTTTAACATCGCGGGGTAAGGCTGCAACACGCAAGAGAGCCAGGTCGCGGCCAGGATCGATCTTGATCACGTCGGCGATCTCGATGTCGGCCTCGGACGGCTTGCTGCCTTCGGCCGGAGGCTTAAAGACGAGACCAACCTTTTGAAAGCCTTTCACGACGTGCCAGTTGGTCAGCACACTGTCGCCGCTCCCGATAAAGGAGCCTGAACCTATGCCGTCGTCGGTAGCGACAATGACGACGGACGGCGAGAGGGCGCGATAGATCTCGGACTCATGGCGGCCGCGTCCGCTGTAAGGCGCGTCACCCAGCTTGGTCCCCGCATATTTGGTGACGGCCTTAGCCGAGAGGCCGCCCAGGTCGTAAAGTTCGGGGCTGTTCTCGACCGAGATCATGCTAGCGTTGTCGGGGGATGCAGGAAGAGCCATGCCAATCAGGCTCTCCTGCGCCATGGCAGGATCCGCGAGAACGACGGCAATGACGGCTGACAACGCGGCGCGCTTCATACGAAAGGGCCCCCCTGCCCTGATGTCGGTGCTGGCAGCGATGCTGCTCTGCACAATCCTCCAACTCATTCCCGTCTCACGAGCATTTTCACAGCCCGCACCGGATTTGGAAAGCCGAAAACAGGCTGCCTACCAGAAATTTCATC
It includes:
- a CDS encoding S1C family serine protease; translated protein: MKRAALSAVIAVVLADPAMAQESLIGMALPASPDNASMISVENSPELYDLGGLSAKAVTKYAGTKLGDAPYSGRGRHESEIYRALSPSVVIVATDDGIGSGSFIGSGDSVLTNWHVVKGFQKVGLVFKPPAEGSKPSEADIEIADVIKIDPGRDLALLRVAALPRDVKPIMLGAESDIQVGADVHAIGHPTGEAWTYTKGFISQYRKDYEWRDEEGSHKASVIQTQTPINPGNSGGPLLSDDGKLIGGNAFKAKGEALNFAISIADVQAFLAKAGQPIPIKPPATCKSVKLYEGRDRQEIATLVQYDTNCDGKPDYSFVTPDDRTKPISAHLDTNFDGKTDISVEDRNRDQKWDISFHDVDFDGKIDLVGYHPDGKLTPSRLEKYIPGTRY